In Gammaproteobacteria bacterium, one genomic interval encodes:
- the fghA gene encoding S-formylglutathione hydrolase gives MSERPPVRIVAESRCHEGRQLTVEHPSDACGCPMRFALFLPPGAAEGGKAPALYFLSGLTCTEENFTVKAGAQRFAAEAGLALVVPDTSPRNTGTPGEDDEDFLGSGAGFYVDATQAPWSAHYRMYDYVSRELPQFVESSFPIDADRRGICGHSMGGHGALVIALRNPGRYRSVSALAPISNPSSSPWGRAAFSAYLGDEASAWREYDASVLVRKAPLDLEIRIDLGSADPFREEELMVERFLAACRESGQRVSFHLRGGYDHGYFFVGTFIGDHIRHHAAALRNGDASAGA, from the coding sequence ATTTCTGAACGCCCTCCCGTGAGAATCGTGGCGGAAAGCCGGTGCCACGAAGGCCGGCAGCTTACGGTCGAACATCCGTCGGACGCCTGCGGCTGCCCGATGCGTTTCGCCCTGTTTCTGCCGCCGGGTGCGGCCGAAGGCGGCAAGGCGCCGGCGCTTTATTTCCTGTCCGGCCTGACCTGCACCGAGGAGAACTTCACGGTGAAGGCCGGCGCCCAGCGGTTCGCCGCCGAAGCCGGGCTGGCGCTGGTCGTGCCCGACACCAGCCCTCGAAACACGGGTACTCCCGGTGAGGACGACGAGGACTTCCTGGGCTCCGGCGCGGGCTTCTACGTGGATGCGACCCAAGCGCCCTGGTCGGCGCACTACCGGATGTACGACTACGTCAGCCGCGAGCTTCCGCAGTTCGTCGAATCCTCCTTCCCGATCGACGCCGACCGGCGCGGGATCTGCGGACATTCGATGGGCGGCCACGGCGCACTGGTGATCGCCCTGCGCAACCCGGGCCGCTACCGGTCGGTCTCGGCCCTGGCGCCGATCTCCAATCCCTCGTCTTCGCCCTGGGGGCGCGCGGCATTCTCCGCCTACCTGGGAGACGAAGCTTCCGCCTGGCGGGAATACGACGCCAGCGTACTGGTGCGCAAGGCGCCGCTGGACCTGGAGATCCGCATCGATCTCGGCAGCGCCGACCCGTTTCGCGAGGAGGAACTGATGGTCGAACGGTTCCTCGCGGCCTGCCGCGAGTCCGGCCAGCGCGTGAGTTTCCATCTGCGCGGCGGCTACGATCACGGGTATTTCTTCGTCGGCACGTTCATCGGGGACCACATCCGCCATCATGCCGCCGCACTGCGGAACGGTGACGCCAGTGCCGGTGCCTGA
- the pdxH gene encoding pyridoxamine 5'-phosphate oxidase translates to MPPHCGTVTPVPVPDLGGAPPADPLPILREWLDAAAGLTDRPNPHSLVLSTTDSRGRADARVVLLKHYDDGNGYLVFYTNYLSAKGGQLAACPEASALFHWDRLGLQARVRGPVVMSPASESDEYFATRGWKSQLAAWASDQSKPVSSRDDLVARMNEAASRFGGDGRDWSNSAPTGAVSRPPHWGGYRLWARKVELWMQGAARLHDRISWSRVLDPAGDGAFRAGAWRAKRLQP, encoded by the coding sequence ATGCCGCCGCACTGCGGAACGGTGACGCCAGTGCCGGTGCCTGACCTTGGCGGGGCGCCGCCGGCCGATCCCCTGCCCATCCTCCGGGAGTGGCTGGACGCCGCGGCCGGGTTGACCGACCGTCCCAACCCGCACTCGCTCGTGCTTTCGACCACCGATTCGCGCGGGCGCGCCGATGCGCGCGTCGTGCTGCTCAAGCACTACGATGACGGGAATGGATACCTTGTGTTCTACACCAACTACCTGTCCGCCAAGGGCGGCCAGCTTGCGGCCTGTCCCGAGGCGTCAGCCCTTTTTCACTGGGACCGGCTCGGCTTGCAGGCCCGCGTTCGCGGTCCGGTAGTCATGTCGCCGGCCTCCGAAAGCGACGAGTATTTCGCGACCCGCGGCTGGAAGAGCCAGCTCGCCGCGTGGGCCAGCGATCAGAGCAAGCCGGTCTCCTCGCGGGATGACCTCGTGGCGCGGATGAACGAGGCCGCGTCGCGGTTCGGAGGTGACGGCCGCGACTGGAGCAACAGCGCCCCGACAGGCGCCGTGAGCCGCCCGCCGCACTGGGGCGGCTACCGGCTGTGGGCGCGCAAGGTGGAACTGTGGATGCAAGGCGCCGCGCGCCTGCACGACCGCATCTCCTGGTCGCGCGTTCTTGATCCGGCCGGCGACGGCGCGTTTCGGGCCGGCGCCTGGCGCGCCAAGCGCCTTCAGCCTTGA
- the ampD gene encoding 1,6-anhydro-N-acetylmuramyl-L-alanine amidase AmpD codes for MDGARHSLCPHRDARPPGADVSLLVLHAISLPPGEFGGTAIEDLFFGRLDPSAHPYFRRLADLRVSAHFLVRRDGELVQFVSVLERAWHAGESEFRGRAACNDYSVGMELEGDADTPFTDRQYNQACAAITALREGLPSLRSAPVVGHSDIAPGRKWDPGETFDWARLAAGLARAGERDK; via the coding sequence ATGGACGGTGCGCGGCACTCGCTTTGCCCGCACCGCGACGCCCGGCCGCCGGGCGCCGATGTCAGCCTGCTGGTGCTGCACGCCATTTCGCTGCCGCCCGGCGAGTTCGGAGGCACGGCAATCGAGGACCTGTTCTTCGGAAGGCTGGACCCCTCGGCCCACCCCTACTTCCGCAGGCTGGCGGACCTGCGCGTGTCGGCGCATTTCCTGGTCCGGCGCGACGGCGAACTGGTGCAGTTCGTGAGCGTGCTGGAGCGCGCCTGGCACGCCGGCGAGTCCGAGTTCCGGGGCCGCGCCGCCTGCAATGACTATTCCGTCGGAATGGAATTGGAGGGCGATGCGGACACACCGTTCACCGATAGGCAATACAATCAGGCCTGTGCCGCCATTACGGCGCTGAGGGAAGGCCTGCCGTCCCTGCGGAGCGCCCCGGTCGTGGGACACAGCGATATTGCCCCCGGGCGCAAATGGGATCCGGGAGAGACCTTCGACTGGGCAAGGCTGGCGGCGGGACTGGCCCGGGCTGGAGAGCGCGACAAATGA
- the gshB gene encoding glutathione synthase, with protein sequence MKSRTLGVVMDPIGTIAPQKDSTLALLREAQRRGIALHHFTLKDIDIRDGRAFGQGAPLEVTDDDADWFRLGPAQDMPLGGLDFLFMRKDPPFNAEYIFATYVLQRAQDEGALVVNDPQALRDVNEKVFIAWFPEFTPPTIVTRSMDRIRDFLAEHGRIVVKPLDMMGGHSIFALDEADKNLAVILETITVGETRYAMAQRHLPEIVDGDRRVLLIDGRPMSPALNRVPRTDDNRGNLMAGARAEVCDLTPRDLQICERVGSELAVRGVAFAGLDIIGDYLTEVNITSPTGIREIQKLAGVDAAAKLFDSLLERVQKTVRQQP encoded by the coding sequence ATGAAATCTCGAACTCTCGGCGTGGTGATGGACCCGATCGGTACCATCGCGCCGCAAAAGGATAGCACCCTGGCGCTGCTCCGGGAGGCGCAGCGGCGCGGCATTGCGCTCCATCACTTCACTCTCAAGGATATCGATATCCGCGACGGCCGCGCATTCGGACAGGGAGCGCCTCTTGAAGTCACCGATGACGACGCCGACTGGTTCCGGCTGGGCCCGGCGCAGGACATGCCGCTCGGGGGACTGGATTTCCTGTTCATGCGCAAGGACCCTCCGTTCAACGCCGAGTACATCTTCGCCACCTACGTGTTGCAGCGGGCGCAGGACGAAGGCGCGCTGGTGGTGAACGATCCCCAGGCTCTGCGAGACGTCAACGAGAAGGTTTTCATCGCCTGGTTCCCCGAATTCACCCCGCCCACGATAGTCACGCGGTCGATGGACCGGATCCGCGACTTCCTGGCCGAGCACGGACGCATCGTGGTCAAGCCGCTGGACATGATGGGAGGTCATTCCATTTTTGCCCTGGACGAAGCGGACAAGAATCTGGCGGTGATTCTCGAGACCATCACGGTCGGCGAAACCCGCTACGCGATGGCGCAGCGGCACCTGCCCGAAATCGTTGACGGCGACCGGCGGGTGTTGCTCATCGACGGGCGGCCGATGAGCCCGGCGCTGAACCGGGTGCCCCGGACCGATGACAATCGCGGCAACCTGATGGCCGGCGCGCGGGCGGAAGTCTGCGATCTGACGCCCCGGGACCTTCAGATCTGCGAGCGCGTCGGGTCCGAACTGGCGGTTCGCGGAGTGGCGTTTGCCGGGCTGGACATCATCGGCGACTACCTGACCGAGGTGAACATCACCAGCCCCACGGGAATCCGGGAAATCCAGAAACTGGCGGGAGTGGACGCCGCCGCCAAACTGTTCGACAGTCTGCTCGAACGCGTGCAAAAGACCGTCCGCCAGCAGCCGTAG
- a CDS encoding YqgE/AlgH family protein, which translates to MEELDSLSGKLLIAMPGMPDSRFRQTVTYLCGHNSDGALGIVINRPSDMKLGEVFEQLSLDSRDLDLANQSILKGGPVNRERGFVLHEAGGSWDSTISICGNIEVTTSRDVLSAIAGGKGPRRALLALGCAGWGEGQLERELRSNSWLVVDATEEILFETPYEQRWAASAALLGVDVSRLGLQAGNA; encoded by the coding sequence ATGGAAGAACTCGACTCACTTTCCGGCAAGCTCCTCATCGCCATGCCGGGTATGCCCGATTCCCGCTTTCGCCAGACCGTGACCTACCTGTGCGGGCACAACAGCGACGGCGCGCTGGGGATCGTCATCAATCGTCCGTCCGACATGAAGCTCGGAGAAGTGTTCGAGCAACTGTCGCTCGACAGCCGTGACCTCGACCTCGCCAACCAGAGCATACTCAAGGGCGGACCGGTAAACCGCGAGCGGGGATTTGTACTGCATGAGGCCGGCGGCAGTTGGGATTCCACGATCTCGATTTGCGGCAACATCGAGGTCACTACCTCGCGGGACGTGCTGTCGGCGATCGCCGGAGGCAAGGGCCCCCGCCGGGCGCTCCTCGCCCTGGGCTGTGCCGGCTGGGGAGAGGGTCAGTTGGAACGCGAATTGCGCTCGAATTCCTGGCTGGTTGTCGACGCTACGGAGGAAATCCTCTTCGAGACCCCGTACGAACAGCGTTGGGCCGCTTCGGCGGCGCTGCTCGGCGTGGACGTCTCCCGGCTGGGACTGCAAGCCGGCAACGCCTGA
- the ruvX gene encoding Holliday junction resolvase RuvX → MRTEPAIALDFGLKRVGVATATGGVITARKHLPARAGLPEWAELDRLVRDYGPQVLVLGCPPDPDPEFELALKRFRRHLKGRYGLAVETVQEHLTTREANAWLREQRSTGELGRRARKGEVDGLAACLIARDWQEKQA, encoded by the coding sequence ATGCGCACCGAGCCTGCGATCGCCCTCGACTTCGGATTGAAGCGCGTCGGCGTAGCGACCGCCACCGGCGGCGTGATCACGGCCCGCAAACACCTGCCGGCTCGCGCCGGACTGCCGGAATGGGCCGAGCTGGACCGGCTCGTTCGCGACTACGGTCCGCAGGTCCTGGTGTTGGGCTGTCCACCCGATCCCGATCCTGAGTTCGAGCTTGCGCTCAAGCGTTTTCGCAGGCACCTGAAAGGCCGCTACGGGCTGGCGGTGGAAACGGTTCAGGAACACCTCACGACCCGCGAGGCCAACGCCTGGCTGCGGGAACAGCGTTCAACCGGCGAACTTGGCCGGCGGGCCCGCAAGGGAGAGGTGGACGGCCTCGCCGCCTGCCTGATCGCCCGGGACTGGCAGGAGAAACAAGCATGA
- a CDS encoding NAD(P)H-binding protein — MNIRNLVCALAAAFVLSGTAPAAELVLVAGASGRTGNAAMRLLDEHGYSVRGTTTNRDRAVRRHGDQWDWVEVDVRDRAAVFAAMQDVDYVICAIGSRSLIGGNGPEFVDYGGVVNLVDAAVEAGVRHFVVVTSAAAGPYRERSRMIIFARARHWKTMGENHLKRSGLNYTIIGPSGLREEPEDGGEPLRVMARADYETGSVAIADVGMLAVDALVNTDARNKSYGVIRDESVAPGAWREMLKTIRQDSETEEAPDHPLMPDPE, encoded by the coding sequence ATGAACATTCGGAATCTGGTCTGCGCGCTGGCTGCAGCGTTCGTACTTTCCGGCACTGCGCCCGCAGCGGAACTGGTCCTCGTTGCCGGCGCGTCCGGGCGCACCGGCAACGCGGCGATGCGGCTGCTGGACGAACACGGCTACAGCGTGCGTGGGACGACCACCAACCGCGACCGGGCCGTGCGGCGCCACGGCGATCAGTGGGACTGGGTAGAGGTCGACGTGCGCGACCGCGCTGCGGTGTTTGCGGCCATGCAGGACGTGGATTACGTGATCTGCGCCATCGGCTCGCGATCGCTGATTGGCGGGAACGGACCGGAATTCGTCGATTACGGCGGCGTGGTGAACCTCGTGGATGCGGCGGTTGAGGCCGGAGTCCGGCACTTCGTCGTGGTGACGTCCGCGGCAGCGGGACCCTATCGCGAGCGCAGCCGGATGATAATTTTCGCGCGCGCCAGGCACTGGAAGACGATGGGGGAAAACCATCTGAAACGCAGCGGCCTCAACTACACGATTATCGGGCCCAGCGGTCTTCGCGAAGAGCCTGAGGACGGCGGCGAACCGCTGCGGGTGATGGCCCGCGCCGATTACGAGACGGGCTCGGTCGCGATCGCCGACGTGGGGATGCTGGCGGTCGATGCGCTTGTCAATACGGATGCGCGCAACAAGAGCTACGGGGTCATACGCGACGAATCCGTTGCGCCCGGCGCCTGGCGGGAGATGCTGAAGACGATTCGGCAGGACAGTGAAACGGAAGAGGCGCCGGACCATCCGCTCATGCCCGACCCCGAGTGA
- a CDS encoding DUF1838 domain-containing protein, which produces MNCALPESICRARHLLHAACVAIAVGLSVPTAAAELPDLTDPRTAMETWLRLKGDIAGGVTYEWATGTAYGVPQDADGVALFAIESVTIRQFRRLSEDQYEERTIACRLYRDAFSGAFIDEFINPLTGNRTELRLPCGAGQPVRYSPERVALLADVPWQSSILDRPVTLELLRAGDEVIIRRRAFSAFTPAGGKVRRELAVDTFALPAASLADPGITSLSPSYSWDAVRDWSGFLAMGDLPGHMYWSVVGRKFRRVQELPAEFRAALEESDPGALERTPDWEAGYD; this is translated from the coding sequence ATGAATTGTGCATTGCCGGAATCGATTTGTCGCGCGCGACACTTACTCCACGCTGCCTGCGTTGCGATCGCCGTGGGGCTTTCGGTCCCCACGGCGGCTGCGGAGCTTCCCGATCTGACCGATCCACGGACCGCGATGGAGACCTGGTTGCGGCTCAAGGGCGACATCGCGGGCGGCGTGACCTACGAATGGGCCACCGGCACCGCCTATGGCGTGCCCCAGGATGCGGACGGCGTCGCGCTGTTCGCGATCGAGAGCGTGACGATCAGGCAGTTTCGCCGCCTGTCCGAAGACCAGTACGAAGAGCGCACGATTGCCTGCCGGCTCTACAGGGACGCGTTTTCCGGCGCGTTTATCGACGAGTTCATCAATCCCCTGACCGGCAACCGGACCGAACTCAGGCTTCCGTGCGGCGCCGGCCAGCCCGTTCGCTATTCGCCCGAGCGCGTGGCGCTGCTGGCGGACGTGCCGTGGCAGAGTTCCATTCTGGATCGGCCGGTCACGCTTGAATTGCTGCGCGCCGGCGACGAAGTCATTATTCGGCGCAGGGCCTTCAGCGCGTTCACCCCGGCCGGCGGAAAGGTTCGGCGTGAATTGGCAGTCGACACCTTCGCGCTGCCGGCGGCTTCCCTCGCGGACCCCGGCATCACCTCCCTGTCCCCGTCGTACAGCTGGGACGCAGTCAGGGACTGGTCGGGATTTCTGGCCATGGGGGACCTGCCCGGGCACATGTACTGGTCGGTGGTCGGCAGGAAATTCCGCCGGGTGCAGGAACTGCCGGCGGAATTCCGCGCCGCGCTGGAGGAAAGCGATCCGGGAGCGCTCGAGCGGACGCCCGACTGGGAGGCCGGCTACGACTAG
- a CDS encoding dihydroorotate dehydrogenase electron transfer subunit encodes MRAGRDTTPVFVEEAEVLSHREYPGGQYRLRLRTPRCAATARPGSFVHLRCGSELLQRRPLSIMLADADEGWIELLYKTGGQGLTLLAGAEPGSVLHSMGPIGHGFSLSEARPIVFLLGGGVGIPPVLFQARRLAGNGNWSPRLFLGSELPFPFALEKHGKENRLRLAEQWGVPSHLASNAGLEGCHRGNLTEPAREWLNALPRERLCEVAVYACGPTPMLKAAADLAADFDVYAELCLEEYMACAVGGCAGCTVEAHTPDGLAMKRVCVDGPVFPATWIYPS; translated from the coding sequence ATGCGCGCTGGGCGTGACACGACACCCGTCTTCGTCGAGGAAGCCGAGGTGCTGTCGCACCGGGAATATCCGGGAGGCCAGTACCGGCTCCGGCTCCGCACGCCGCGCTGCGCCGCAACGGCGCGGCCGGGCAGCTTCGTACATTTGCGCTGCGGTTCGGAACTGCTGCAGCGCCGGCCGCTGTCGATCATGCTTGCCGATGCCGACGAAGGCTGGATCGAACTGCTGTACAAGACCGGCGGGCAGGGACTGACCCTGCTTGCCGGCGCCGAACCCGGGTCTGTCCTGCATTCCATGGGGCCGATCGGACACGGGTTTTCCCTGTCCGAAGCGCGTCCGATCGTGTTCCTGCTGGGCGGCGGAGTGGGCATTCCGCCGGTTCTCTTCCAGGCCCGGCGCCTGGCGGGAAACGGGAATTGGAGCCCCCGGCTTTTCCTGGGCTCGGAGCTGCCTTTTCCCTTTGCGCTGGAAAAGCATGGCAAGGAGAACCGATTGCGACTCGCCGAACAGTGGGGGGTGCCCTCGCACCTGGCCAGCAACGCCGGCCTCGAAGGCTGCCATCGCGGCAACCTGACCGAGCCCGCGCGCGAATGGCTGAACGCTCTGCCGCGGGAGCGGCTGTGCGAAGTGGCGGTGTACGCCTGCGGGCCCACGCCGATGCTGAAGGCCGCGGCGGATCTGGCGGCGGATTTCGACGTCTACGCCGAGCTGTGCCTGGAGGAATACATGGCCTGCGCGGTGGGCGGTTGTGCCGGATGCACCGTCGAGGCGCATACCCCGGACGGGCTGGCCATGAAACGAGTGTGCGTGGACGGGCCTGTGTTTCCCGCAACCTGGATCTATCCGTCTTAG